In Manis pentadactyla isolate mManPen7 chromosome 3, mManPen7.hap1, whole genome shotgun sequence, a single window of DNA contains:
- the ZBTB43 gene encoding zinc finger and BTB domain-containing protein 43: protein MEPGTNSFRVEFPDFSSTILQKLNQQRQQGQLCDVSIVVQGHIFRAHKAVLAASSPYFCDQVLLKNSRRIVLPDVMNPRVFENILLSTYTGRLVMPATEIVSYLTAASFLQMWHVVDKCTEVLEGNPTVLCQKLNHGSDHQSPSSSSYNGLVESFELGSGSHTDFPKAQELRDGENEEESTKDELSSQLTEHEYLPSNSSTEHDRLSTEMASQDGEEGASDSAEFHYTRPMYSKPSIMAHKRWIHVKPERFEQACEGMDVHAPYDEHQVTESVNTMQTEHSAQPSGVEEDFHIGEKKVEAEFDEQADEGSYDEQVDFYGSSMEEFSGERSDGNLMGHRQEAALAGGYNENIEMVTGIKEEASHLGFSATDKLYPCQCGKSFTHKSQRDRHMSMHLGLRPYGCGVCGKKFKMKHHLVGHMKIHTGIKPYECNICAKRFMWRDSFHRHVTSCTKSYEAAKAEQNTTEAN, encoded by the coding sequence ATGGAGCCTGGAACAAATTCTTTTCGAGTAgaatttcctgatttttccagcaccattctGCAGAAACTGAACCAGCAGCGCCAGCAAGGACAATTATGTGACGTCTCCATTGTTGTCCAAGGCCACATTTTCCGGGCACACAAAGCTGTTCTTGCTGCCAGTTCACCCTACTTTTGTGACCAGGTACTCTTGAAAAACAGCAGGAGGATTGTTTTGCCTGATGTGATGAACCCAAGAGTGTTTGAGAACATTCTCCTATCTACTTATACAGGACGTCTAGTAATGCCTGCTACAGAAATTGTTAGTTACTTAACAGCAGCAAGCTTCCTTCAGATGTGGCATGTGGTAGACAAATGCACTGAGGTTTTAGAGGGAAACCCTACAGTCCTCTGTCAGAAGCTAAATCATGGCAGTGACCACCAATCTCCAAGCAGCAGTAGTTATAATGGTTTGGTAGAGAGCTTTGAGCTGGGCTCTGGAAGCCATACTGATTTCCCCAAAGCCCAAGAACTGAGGGATGGGGAGAATGAAGAGGAGAGCACCAAAGACGAGCTGTCATCTCAGCTCACTGAGCATGAATACCTTCCCAGCAACTCGTCCACAGAGCATGACCGGCTGAGCACTGAAATGGCTAGCCAGGACGGGGAGGAAGGGGCCAGTGACAGCGCAGAGTTCCACTACACCCGGCCTATGTACAGCAAGCCCAGCATAATGGCTCACAAACGCTGGATCCATGTGAAGCCTGAACGCTTCGAACAAGCATGCGAGGGCATGGATGTACATGCACCCTATGACGAGCACCAGGTCACTGAGTCTGTCAATACCATGCAGACGGAGCACTCAGCCCAGCCTTCAGGAGTAGAGGAAGACTTCcacattggggaaaaaaaagtggaaGCAGAGTTTGATGAACAGGCTGATGAAGGCAGTTATGATGAGCAGGTGGATTTCTATGGCTCTTCCATGGAAGAGTTTTCTGGAGAGAGGTCAGATGGGAATCTAATGGGGCACAGACAGGAGGCTGCCCTAGCAGGAGGCTACAATGAGAATATTGAAATGGTAACAGGGATTAAAGAGGAAGCTTCCCATTTAGGATTCTCAGCCACTGACAAGCTGTATCCTTGTCAGTGTGGGAAAAGTTTCACTCACAAGAGTCAGAGAGATCGACACATGAGCATGCACCTTGGTCTTCGGCCTTATGGCTGTGGTGTCTGTGGTAAGAAGTTCAAAATGAAGCATCATCTTGTGGGCCACATGAAAATTCACACAGGCATAAAGCCGTATGAGTGTAATATCTGTGCAAAGAGATTTATGTGGAGGGACAGTTTCCACAGGCATGTGACTTCTTGTACCAAGTCCTACGAAGCTGCAAAGGCTGAGCAGAATACGACTGAGGCTAACTAA